The Arachis hypogaea cultivar Tifrunner chromosome 14, arahy.Tifrunner.gnm2.J5K5, whole genome shotgun sequence DNA window CAGAGTTCATCCGAGTACGAATTGTTCCAAATGCCGGACCTTGGACAATTTTGGGACAGGTATTCTCAGTAGAGTTTTCTAATAGTATTCATGCAAGCAGCTGATTCTGATGCTGAGCAGTTTGGCTTTACAATCCTTAACATCtttcctctctttttctctccttgAGTGTCAATCATTTTCTACGGTAGCTGTTCAATGTTGGTTTAAAAATTGTACCTTTGATGCCACAGTAACATTGGATTTCAACTCTTTCTAACTCTTATCCTGTTTTGTTAACTGTGGCAGAGTTATGGTGGTTTTTGCGCAGTCACATATTTGAGTTTTGCACCCCAGGGACTGAAGCAAGCCTTTCTGACAGGAGGAATTCCTCCAATTGGAGATGGATGTACGGCAGATTCGGTGTACAGAGTAGGCTTTGAGCAAGTTGTAAATCAAAATGAGAAGTATTATAAGCGATACCCTCAGGATATTAAAGTAGTTCAAGAACTTGTTAATTATTTAgcagaaaaagaaggaggaggggCAAGCATCTCTCTCGTACACCTTTTCTTATTGTTTTAAAGAAGCATACGAGATAACCTCGCTAAAATCcatttttccttttcccttttcataGGTGGCCCTTCCATCCGGGGGAATCTTAACCCCAAGAGGGTTGCAAATTCTTGGTCTCTCTGGCTTAGGATCTGGAGCCGGTTTTGAGCGCATGCATTATCTGTAATGCTTTAAATgctgatttttatttttcctttttatgttTCCTATCTTGAAATCACATTTGTCCCTCATTCAAGCACCAAAGAAAACTAGTGTCTCATTTTTGTTCTGTACTGAATTTTTTaggtttgagagagtgtgggaGCCTACGTTAGTTCCGGGAGCACCAAAGAGAATAAGTTACTATTTCTTGAGTTCTGTAAGAAATTATTTACTTTTCCTTGATTTTAAATCCTGACCATGAAGTTTAGTTTGAAGATAAACCTCTGATTTATGTTCCATGCAGTTCGAGAAGTCATTAGTCTTTGATACTAATCCACTGTATGCCCTCATGCATGAGTCCATCTATTGTCAGGTAGACTTCCATTTCAGTTTCTTCACTTTCTTGGTTATGTATAGTATATGCTACAACAAtcccttcaattttttttctctctttatcgATAATCTATTGTTTTCCTTTAACTCTTGCCCTCAATTCTATATATCTCTCTAGGGTTCTCCTAGTAGATGGTCTGCTCATAGAATAAGGAATGAAGTTAATGACAAGTTCGATGCAATTAAGGCAGCTAGAGAAGGACTACCTGTACTCTTTACAGGAGAGGTAGGTTTTAAATAATACATGGTTTTCTGAATATTTAATTGTGTTCATTGTTCAGTGTGACATTTCTTTGTGCAGTACTGTGATgttttgttttgatttgattCTTGCGCACATTCTAGCATCTGGAAACTGATACTTTAGCGTGATGCTTCGCccgcaaaataaattaaaaactctGCGGCAACATTGAATGCTAAGAGACATGTTTTTGACTTCTAATTCAAATGCTAATAAtgcatttatttataattatgagGAGCAAGGTGCTAATCATGTTTTCCTTTTGTAGATGATTTTCCCATGGATGTTTGATGAGATTCAAGCCTTGAAACCGTTCAAAGATGTAGCTGATATTTTGGCCGAGAAGAAGGATTGGCCCCCGCTCTACAACGTCCAAGCTTTGAAAGACAACAAGGTAGTTTACTCAGCACCCATTTCATGGAGAAGTTCATATCAAAACAATCTCTTAATCAGTAACAAAGAGGAGCTAGGTTTTTCTAGAGGTCCCTTCTGAATATTGTCACAACTCACAAGTTTGTGTGTTGTTGTCAAATGAAAGGAGTGGTTTATGCGAAGGTAATGGGAGCGTACCCTAATTCAAATAGCCACTAGATCAtgcatataaaaatataaatggtCCAGATTACATCGAAAAATTGTGTGACTTTTTGAATTAGCAATGTGGTATTTAATCCAGTCTTGGCTATTTATTTTAGATTAATTGATCATGATTTTCTCTTTTAACCTCAAATTAAGATAATATTATTCTTTGTTCACGAAAagataatattattcttatttgAGTGTCGTCATAGTTGTAAATGCAAATATATATTTGTGGATTTTGGATACAGAGTTGTTGACGTACTTTTTTCAATTTCCCATGATGATATAGCAAAAGCTAATTAAAGAGAACTTCTCTACTTgacaatattttcaaaattacaacCGAAATATTTGGTTCAACCACAACAAATCGTGTTCTAGAAATGTAAAGTTGTACTTATCACGCCATACCATATTCTATGTTGGTTGAAATTGAAAAGTGAATGAGTTGTTGTTTGAAGAGCTCTTCTGTATTGGTTTCAAAATGTTCAGAGGCACTGGTTCATGTCTCTAATATCTTAGTCCTATTTAGAGTCGAATCTACTAGGTGAACGTCGTGAAGTTTTCTGTTTTTAATGTGCTTCATTTAATGCTGGCAGGTACCCGTCGCTGCAGCTGTTTACTACGAAGATATGTATGTGAATTTTAAACTGTCCATTGAAACAGCTTCTCAAATAGCAGGGATCAGGCTCTGGATAACTAATGAGTTCATGCATTCTGGCTTGCGAGACGGAGGGGGAAAAGTTCTTGATCACTTGCTGGGAATGTTGAATGGGAGGAAACCTCTTTTCTGATCACCATTGCAACTCTTCTCTCGCTCCCTTCACCTGTGTTTGGTTTTCCGTTTGCAGTTTCCAAATCATGGTTTGGAGGACGGAAAACCAAACATGCAGTTAGACTTATGGAATCACACCTGATTTTATAACTTTCCAACTTTTTATGATAGACAGTCTTGAAGTCTTTATTGT harbors:
- the LOC112744205 gene encoding uncharacterized protein isoform X1, whose translation is MLLTHAPPPLLRFLTPTTTLSLIKLQLHHHHHHHHHYHHHHHRRTLTLFSHSLRASHFSMTALINNKNAAAGDSSTEHVTGEWQSVPELQLRDHRFTVPLDYSRGTHSSPKITVFAREVVAVGKAEQILPYLLYLQGGPGFECMRPTESSGWIQKACEEFRVILMDQRGTGLSTPLSVSSMSQFKSAQELADFLKHFRADNIVNDAEFIRVRIVPNAGPWTILGQSYGGFCAVTYLSFAPQGLKQAFLTGGIPPIGDGCTADSVYRVGFEQVVNQNEKYYKRYPQDIKVVQELVNYLAEKEGGGVALPSGGILTPRGLQILGLSGLGSGAGFERMHYLFERVWEPTLVPGAPKRISYYFLSSFEKSLVFDTNPLYALMHESIYCQGSPSRWSAHRIRNEVNDKFDAIKAAREGLPVLFTGEMIFPWMFDEIQALKPFKDVADILAEKKDWPPLYNVQALKDNKVPVAAAVYYEDMYVNFKLSIETASQIAGIRLWITNEFMHSGLRDGGGKVLDHLLGMLNGRKPLF
- the LOC112744205 gene encoding uncharacterized protein isoform X2 — protein: MLLTHAPPPLLRFLTPTTTLSLIKLQLHHHHHHHHHYHHHHHRRTLTLFSHSLRASHFSMTALINNKNAAAGDSSTEHVTGEWQSVPELQLRDHRFTVPLDYSRGTHSSPKITVFAREVVAVGKAEQILPYLLYLQGGPGFECMRPTESSGWIQKACEEFRVILMDQRGTGLSTPLSVSSMSQFKSAQELADFLKHFRADNIVNDAEFIRVRIVPNAGPWTILGQSYGGFCAVTYLSFAPQGLKQAFLTGGIPPIGDGCTADSVYRVGFEQVVNQNEKYYKRYPQDIKVVQELVNYLAEKEGGGVALPSGGILTPRGLQILGLSGLGSGAGFERMHYLFERVWEPTLVPGAPKRISYYFLSSFEKSLVFDTNPLYALMHESIYCQGSPSRWSAHRIRNEVNDKFDAIKAAREGLPVLFTGEMIFPWMFDEIQALKPFKDVADILAEKKDWPPLYNVQALKDNKGSGSG
- the LOC112744205 gene encoding uncharacterized protein isoform X3, coding for MASRKLFVVNYVGKAEQILPYLLYLQGGPGFECMRPTESSGWIQKACEEFRVILMDQRGTGLSTPLSVSSMSQFKSAQELADFLKHFRADNIVNDAEFIRVRIVPNAGPWTILGQSYGGFCAVTYLSFAPQGLKQAFLTGGIPPIGDGCTADSVYRVGFEQVVNQNEKYYKRYPQDIKVVQELVNYLAEKEGGGVALPSGGILTPRGLQILGLSGLGSGAGFERMHYLFERVWEPTLVPGAPKRISYYFLSSFEKSLVFDTNPLYALMHESIYCQGSPSRWSAHRIRNEVNDKFDAIKAAREGLPVLFTGEMIFPWMFDEIQALKPFKDVADILAEKKDWPPLYNVQALKDNKVPVAAAVYYEDMYVNFKLSIETASQIAGIRLWITNEFMHSGLRDGGGKVLDHLLGMLNGRKPLF